In a genomic window of Rhododendron vialii isolate Sample 1 chromosome 12a, ASM3025357v1:
- the LOC131311431 gene encoding putative pentatricopeptide repeat-containing protein At1g26500, translated as MKARTLAKPLQKLFSHLHLHLHLHLRTLSTDSITPVDESQLLRVSTVLYQQQNSPQPQLHTHLHRCQFQLTHEFFLQICNKFPLSWKPVYRFFQFTQTQPQFNHTSTTFNKMLDVIGKSRNIELLWEVANEMGRRGIVDCRTYRIALSTLASARELKRCVEFFHVMGNGYGLGYSVERLNEVVESLCKSGLVVEAMYVVKKLRDCVRPNGLSYKWLVFGFCDVGDLVEASKVWNLMVDDGFEPGTDVVEKMMETLFKNNRFNEGLNLFQMMRVGRINDLGLSTYRVVIKWMCKVGKLGQARVVFDEMRQRGIRADNATMGCLVYGLLAKGRVREAYVIAEGLEKPDINVYHGMIKGLLRLRKPSEATQVFREMIKKGCEPTMHTYVMLLQGHLGKRGRKGSDPLVNFDTIFVGGLVKAGKSLEATKYVERVINRQLEVPRFDYNRFLHYYSNEEGVVMFEVMVKKLREVGLFDLADIFERYGEKMATRDRRRNRATEVIESEN; from the coding sequence ATGAAAGCAAGAACCCTcgccaaacctctccaaaagcTCTTctcccacctccacctccacctccacctccacctccggACGCTATCCACCGATTCAATCACCCCAGTCGACGAATCCCAACTCCTCCGAGTCTCCACCGTCCTCTACCAACAACAAAACTCCCCTCAGCCCCAACTCCACACCCACCTCCACCGCTGCCAGTTCCAACTCACCCACGAATTCTTCCTCCAAATCTGCAACAAGTTCCCTCTCTCATGGAAACCCGTCTACAGATTCTTCCAGTTCACCCAGACCCAGCCCCAGTTCAACCACACCTCCACCACCTTCAACAAAATGCTAGACGTGATAGGAAAATCAAGAAACATCGAGCTTCTGTGGGAAGTTGCGAACGAAATGGGGCGCCGAGGGATTGTGGATTGCCGGACGTATCGGATCGCGTTGAGCACGTTGGCCTCGGCCCGGGAGTTGAAGAGATGTGTGGAGTTTTTTCATGTGATGGGTAATGGTTATGGTTTGGGGTACAGTGTGGAGAGGTTGAATGAGGTGGTCGAGAGTTTGTGCAAGTCTGGCCTTGTTGTTGAGGCCATGTATGTGGTCAAAAAGTTGAGGGATTGTGTTAGGCCAAATGGGTTGAGCTACAAGTGGTTGGTGTTTGGGTTTTGTGATGTGGGTGACTTGGTCGAGGCTTCAAAGGTTTGGAACTTGATGGTGGATGATGGGTTCGAGCCGGGTACCGATGTTGTGGAGAAAATGATGGAAACCCTTTTCAAGAATAACAGGTTCAACGAAGGGTTGAATCTTTTTCAGATGATGAGGGTGGGGAGGATTAATGATTTGGGTCTTTCTACTTATCGCGTTGTGATCAAGTGGATGTGTAAAGTGGGGAAGCTAGGTCAAGCCCGCGTGGTGTTTGATGAGATGCGTCAAAGAGGAATACGAGCGGACAATGCGACAATGGGGTGTTTAGTTTATGGGTTATTAGCGAAAGGTAGGGTAAGGGAGGCTTATGTGATTGCGGAAGGTCTAGAGAAGCCTGATATAAACGTGTATCATGGAATGATTAAGGGGCTTTTGAGGTTGAGAAAGCCAAGTGAAGCAACACAAGTGTTTAGAGAGATGATAAAGAAAGGGTGTGAGCCTACTATGCATACTTATGTTATGTTATTGCAAGGGCACTTAGGGAAGAGAGGGAGGAAAGGATCAGACCCATTAGTGAATTTCGACACCATTTTCGTTGGAGGTTTGGTTAAGGCTGGAAAGTCATTAGAAGCGACAAAGTACGTGGAAAGGGTGATCAACAGACAACTTGAGGTACCCAGGTTCGATTACAATAGGTTCTTGCATTATTATTCGAATGAAGAAGGCGTGGTTATGTTTGAGGTCATGGTGAAGAAGTTGAGAGAGGTTGGGTTGTTTGACTTGGCTGATATATTTGAAAGATATGGAGAGAAAATGGCTACTAGGGACAGGAGGAGGAATAGAGCAACTGAAGTTATTGAGTCAGAAAATTAG
- the LOC131311429 gene encoding uncharacterized protein LOC131311429 isoform X1 — MEYDDDEEPPLAVEINDTVGRNQSQTSDDQRRKVVEGSPVGVTVITGYLGAGKSTLVNHILHTEHGKRIAVILNEFGEEIGVERAMINEGEGDALVEEWVELDNGCVCCTVKHSLVQALEQLVQRKERLDHILLETTGLANPAPLASVLWLDDQLESEVKLDSIITVADAKNLRYQLQRHQDSSSFPEAFSQIAFADVVILNKVDLVSPDGSGSVIDELEEEIHNINSLANIIRSVRCQVDLSKILNCGAYDASKANHLDALLEENNSLTTKDLHDSAVRTLCICEPRPVNLVKVRLWLEEILWDKKYNMEVYRCKGVLNILDSDQLHTLQAVREIYEITPTRKWRDEDNQTNKIVFIGQSLNEEILLDSFRTCIAGAC, encoded by the exons ATGGAGTACGACGACGACGAAGAACCACCGCTGGCCGTTGAAATCAACGATACCGTGGGCCGGAACCAATCACAGACGTCCGATGATCAACGGCGGAAAGTCGTCGAAGGTTCACCCGTCGGCGTGACCGTAATCACAGGCTATCTCGGCGCGGGCAAATCCACT TTGGTGAATCATATTCTGCATACCGAACATGGGAAGAGGATTGCTGTGATATTGAACGAGTTTGGTGAAGAGATTGGAGTGGAGAGGGCTATGATCAATGAAGGAGAAGGCGATGCGCTTGTAGAAGAGTGGGTTGAGTTGGACAATGGATGCGTTTGCTGCACTGTCAAGCATAGTCTGGTTCAAGCACTGGAGCAACTTGTGCAGAGGAAGGAGAG GCTTGatcatatattgttagagactACAGGATTGGCAAACCCTGCTCCGCTTGCATCTGTTCTCTGGTTGGATGATCAACTAGAATCGGAAGTCAAGCTTGATTCCATAATTACC GTTGCAGATGCAAAAAACCTCCGCTACCAGCTACAAAGGCATCAAGATTCGTCATCATTTCCAGAAGCATTTTCACAAATAGCATTTGCG GATGTCGTAATTCTTAACAAGGTTGATCTGGTTTCTCCAGACGGTTCTGGAAGTGTCATAGATGAGCTGGAGGAGGAGATACATAATATTAATTCCCTTGCAAATATAATCCGATCTGTGCGGTGTCAAGTTGACTTGTCAAAAATACTGAACTGCGGGGCTTATGATGCTTCT AAAGCCAACCATTTGGATGCTTTATTagaagaaaataattctctGACTACCAAAGACCTTCATGATAGTGCTGTGCGGACCTTATGCATTTGTGAGCCACGGCCTGTCAACCTGGTTAAG gtcaGGTTGTGGCTCGAAGAGATTCTTTGGGATAAGAAATATAACATGGAAGTTTACCGCTGCAAAGGAGTTCTAAATATTTTAGATTCGGATCAACTTCATACTTTACAG GCTGTGCGAGAGATATATGAGATCACTCCTACGCGTAAATGGAGAGACGAAGACAATCAAACGAACAAGATAgtttttatag GTCAATCTCTAAATGAAGAGATTCTTCTTGATTCCTTCAGAACCTGCATTGCAGGAGCttgttga
- the LOC131311429 gene encoding uncharacterized protein LOC131311429 isoform X2 → MEYDDDEEPPLAVEINDTVGRNQSQTSDDQRRKVVEGSPVGVTVITGYLGAGKSTLVNHILHTEHGKRIAVILNEFGEEIGVERAMINEGEGDALVEEWVELDNGCVCCTVKHSLVQALEQLVQRKERLDHILLETTGLANPAPLASVLWLDDQLESEVKLDSIITVADAKNLRYQLQRHQDSSSFPEAFSQIAFADVVILNKVDLVSPDGSGSVIDELEEEIHNINSLANIIRSVRCQVDLSKILNCGAYDASKANHLDALLEENNSLTTKDLHDSAVRTLCICEPRPVNLVKVRLWLEEILWDKKYNMEVYRCKGVLNILDSDQLHTLQVNL, encoded by the exons ATGGAGTACGACGACGACGAAGAACCACCGCTGGCCGTTGAAATCAACGATACCGTGGGCCGGAACCAATCACAGACGTCCGATGATCAACGGCGGAAAGTCGTCGAAGGTTCACCCGTCGGCGTGACCGTAATCACAGGCTATCTCGGCGCGGGCAAATCCACT TTGGTGAATCATATTCTGCATACCGAACATGGGAAGAGGATTGCTGTGATATTGAACGAGTTTGGTGAAGAGATTGGAGTGGAGAGGGCTATGATCAATGAAGGAGAAGGCGATGCGCTTGTAGAAGAGTGGGTTGAGTTGGACAATGGATGCGTTTGCTGCACTGTCAAGCATAGTCTGGTTCAAGCACTGGAGCAACTTGTGCAGAGGAAGGAGAG GCTTGatcatatattgttagagactACAGGATTGGCAAACCCTGCTCCGCTTGCATCTGTTCTCTGGTTGGATGATCAACTAGAATCGGAAGTCAAGCTTGATTCCATAATTACC GTTGCAGATGCAAAAAACCTCCGCTACCAGCTACAAAGGCATCAAGATTCGTCATCATTTCCAGAAGCATTTTCACAAATAGCATTTGCG GATGTCGTAATTCTTAACAAGGTTGATCTGGTTTCTCCAGACGGTTCTGGAAGTGTCATAGATGAGCTGGAGGAGGAGATACATAATATTAATTCCCTTGCAAATATAATCCGATCTGTGCGGTGTCAAGTTGACTTGTCAAAAATACTGAACTGCGGGGCTTATGATGCTTCT AAAGCCAACCATTTGGATGCTTTATTagaagaaaataattctctGACTACCAAAGACCTTCATGATAGTGCTGTGCGGACCTTATGCATTTGTGAGCCACGGCCTGTCAACCTGGTTAAG gtcaGGTTGTGGCTCGAAGAGATTCTTTGGGATAAGAAATATAACATGGAAGTTTACCGCTGCAAAGGAGTTCTAAATATTTTAGATTCGGATCAACTTCATACTTTACAG GTCAATCTCTAA
- the LOC131311427 gene encoding beta-glucosidase 40-like encodes MLLLRKSIGLAFVLVVLGFQICSAAQINRASFPKAFVFGTASSAYQYEGAVKEDGRGPTVWDKFAHSFGKVLDFSNADVAVDQYHRFDEDIQLMKDMGMDAYRFSIAWSRIFPNGTGEINQAGVDHYNNLINALLAQGIQPYVTLYHWDLPQALEDRYNGWLNPQIIKDFAIYAETCFQKFGDRVKHWITFNEPHTFTTQGYDVGLQAPGRCSVFLLPFCRAGNSRTEPYIAAHNVLLSHATAADIYRKKYKPKQRGALGVAFDVIWYEPATNSTDDLIATQRAQDFQLGWFVEPLILGNYPNTMIDRVGDRLPRFTKAESALVKGSLDFVGINHYTTFYARNDTSNIMGVLLNDAFSDSGAITLPFKDGLKPTADRANSIWLYIVPHGIRSLMNYIKEKYGNPPVIITENGMDDANNPFTSRKDALKDEKRIKYHDVYLSNLLASIKEDGCNVKGYFVWSLLDNWEWAAGFTSRFGLYFVDYNDKLKRYPKDSVQWFKTFLTS; translated from the exons ATGTTGTTGTTAAGAAAAAGCATCGGTTTGGCTTttgttttggtggttttggggTTCCAGATATGTTCAGCTGCACAGATCAACAGAGCAAGTTTCCCAAAGGCCTTTGTTTTCGGGACTGCCTCTTCAGCATACcag TATGAAGGAGCAGTGAAAGAGGATGGAAGAGGACCAACAGTGTGGGATAAATTTGCACACTCATTTG GAAAGGTTCTTGATTTCAGTAACGCTGATGTTGCCGTTGACCAGTACCACCGATTCGAT GAAGATATACAACTAATGAAGGACATGGGTATGGATGCATACAGGTTTTCGATTGCCTGGTCGAGGATTTTCCCTA ATGGAACTGGAGAAATTAATCAGGCAGGAGTTGACCACTATAACAATCTTATCAATGCTTTACTTGCCCAAG GAATTCAACCGTATGTAACCCTATACCATTGGGACCTTCCTCAAGCATTGGAAGACAGATACAACGGATGGCTTAACCCTCAAATCAT caaGGACTTTGCAATATACGCCGAAACGTGTTTTCAGAAATTCGGGGACAGAGTGAAGCACTGGATCACCTTCAACGAGCCTCACACGTTCACCACGCAAGGCTACGACGTCGGCCTCCAGGCTCCGGGCCGTTGCTCCGTCTTCCTCCTCCCCTTCTGCCGGGCTGGAAATTCCAGGACCGAGCCTTACATCGCTGCCCACAACGTTCTCCTTTCCCATGCCACTGCGGCCGATATTTACCGAAAGAAATACAAG CCGAAACAACGCGGAGCGCTTGGGGTAGCGTTCGATGTCATTTGGTACGAACCGGCAACGAACTCCACGGACGACCTGATAGCAACACAAAGAGCTCAAGATTTTCAGTTAGGCTG GTTTGTCGAACCTCTGATTTTGGGAAATTACCCGAACACAATGATCGACAGAGTTGGAGACAGGTTGCCAAGATTTACAAAAGCAGAGTCTGCTCTTGTCAAGGGGTCCTTGGATTTTGTGGGCATAAATCACTACACAACATTTTATGCAAGGAATGATACCTCCAACATAATGGGAGTCCTCCTCAATGACGCTTTTTCGGACTCCGGTGCCATTACCCTCC cATTCAAAGATGGATTAAAGCCAACAGCAGACCGG GCAAATTCTATATGGTTATACATAGTGCCTCATGGGATCAGAAGCTTAATGAATTACATCAAGGAAAAGTATGGGAACCCTCCGGTCATCATCACTGAAAATG GAATGGACGATGCGAATAACCCATTCACTTCGCGAAAAGATGCCCTGAAGGATGAAAAGAGGATCAAATACCACGACGTCTATCTCTCCAACTTGCTAGCTTCTATTAA AGAGGATGGATGCAATGTGAAGGGTTACTTCGTGTGGTCTCTGCTGGACAACTGGGAGTGGGCAGCAGGATTCACCTCTCGCTTCGGTCTCTATTTTGTGGATTACAATGACAAGCTGAAGCGTTACCCCAAGGATTCGGTTCAATGGTTCAAGACCTTCCTCACTAGCTAA